Part of the Oncorhynchus masou masou isolate Uvic2021 chromosome 18, UVic_Omas_1.1, whole genome shotgun sequence genome, GGAGGGCAGAGACATGGCTAACCGGATTGGTGACTACGGCTGTCAGGAGTGCTCAGCTAAGACCAAGGACGGAGTCAGGGAGGTGTTTGAGATGGCCACCAGGGCGGCGCTACAGGCCAAGAGACGTGGAAAGAAGAACGCCTGCATGCTGTTATAGGCCCCAGGGAGAAGTTGCCCCTGGATACTGATCTTGGACCAGTTTTACCCTCCCAAAATATAGTTGTAAtcatttaaagggatagtgtcaCATTTTGGCAATTACTGAAAGTCTGACAGGGTTCCCCAATTTTATTTACCTCCTCCCCCaggttttctgagcaaaaaataaatacaagttTACGTTATTTTACTTGTTGGACATAAAGACTGTAAAAACCCCTGCAAATCAGTTCCTAGTGGTTTTGATTTTGTTAAATCTGTACCAAAGTATTCCCACtcataatagagagatatatgTGATTGTATACAAAATCTAAGCcaggtttgaaatgattgttttagtcagtgtatatataaatatatatatatatatatttttattttatttttaattttacctttatttaactaggcaagtcagttaagaacaaattcttatttacaatgacggcctgggaacagcgggttaactgcctgttcaggggcagaacgacagatttgtaccttgtcagctcgggggtttgaactcgcaaccttccggttactagcccaacgctctaaccactaggctaccctgccacctctacactctaaccactaggctaccctgccgcctctactctctaaccactaggctaccctgccgcctctactctctaaccactaggctacctgccgcctctactctctaaccactaggctacctgccacctctacactctaaccactaggctaccctgtggtAGGATTcctgcggtcaatttgcagtctacagaTTATTTATGATTATGTTCCTTACCATTCGCTCAAAAAAAAATCTTTCTGTGGCTAAATCTCTAGGTGATGCTGGCGTTAGCGCAATCAGCTAACtgataccatagacttccagtcattacgCTAACACTAGTTTATCAAAGGCTCACAAAACTTACTTCGAATTCCTTTAAACTACGCTCGGAGACACATTTGTAACCATGAgtttatctgactctgggtcagtagttAAAAGGGCTTAATTGCCAAAATGGTGCACCATCCCTTTTGAGAGGTAGGTTTAAaactggtctcagatctgtgCTTGTGGGTAATGTCCCATatcggcaccctattccctatatggtgcactatatagggttccatttgggactggGGAGGTGAGGGGCATAGAAAGGGTTAAATGCCCCTCGATCTGAAAAAATTGCGTCGGTATCAAAaaggaaatcaaatcaaactttattcgtCATACTCACAGGATACAGAAGCGATTCTATCTGGAACTACTGTGTGAAagtgggtcatgttcattagtcACCGAACGGAACACAACAGACTGAAACCGGGAGGGATCTACCTGAACTTTTACAATAAGAAAcacttgtttttttgtgtttttttttttcaatcttCTACTGCagtacattttgttacgttgttTATTAATGAATACAACCCCTATGGGCGAGGTGGAAATGTGGCTATGTTTTTACATGTATTCAACCCTGTCGGAACTACACTAATGCCTTAGGGTGAAGGAGTCAAGGGGCTAGGAAAGATACTGTGGACAGTGTTGTTTTGATGTGGAGCAGTGCCATGAGGCCGAGAGGAGGAATTGAGAAACTCGCGTCGACTGTGGCTTCCTCTCCTGGTCAACCCAGCTGGCCTTAATTTAAAGTTTCTCCTGTCCACTGCCTTTATGTCACGATAGACAGGAAGCTGTTAATTTCACCTGTCCTCTGCCTTCCGGTAACTAGACAGGAAGCTGTTAGTTTCACCTGTCCTCTGCCTTCAGGTAACTAGACAGGAAGCTGTTAATTTCACCTGTCCTCTGCCTTCAGGTAACTAGACAGGAAGCTGTTAGTTTCACCTGTCCTCTGCCTTCCGGTAACTAGACAGGAAGCTGTTAGTTTCACCTGTCCTCTGCCTTCAGGTAACTAGACAGGAAGCTGTTCATTTCACCTGTCCTCTGCCTTCAGGTAACTAGACAGGAAGCTGTTAATTTCACCTGTCCTCTGCCTTCCGGTAACTAGACAGGAAGCTGTTAGTTTCACCTGTCCTCTGCCTTCAGGTAACTAGACAGGAAGCTGTTAATTTCACCTGTCCTCTGCCTTCCGGTAACTAGACAGGAAGCTGTTAGTTTCACCTGTCCTCTGCCTTCCGGTAACTAGACAGGAAGCTGTTAGTTTCACCTGTCCTCTGCCTTCCGGCAACTAGACAGGAAGCTGTTAGTTTCACCTGTCCTCTGCCTTCAGGTAACTAGACAGGAAGCTGTTAGTTTTCACCTGTCCTCTGCCTTCCGGTAACTAGACAGGAAGCTGTTAGTTTCACCTGTCCTCTGCCTTCAGGTAACTAGACAGGAAGCTGTTAGTTTTTCACCTGTCCTCTGCCTTCCGGTaactatattgaacaaaaatataaacattacatacaacaatttcaacgattttactgagttacagttcaaagaagaaaatcagtcaattaaaataaataaattaggccctaatctgtcCACTGCCTTCAGGTTACTATATAGAGGAAGCTGTGTCACCTGTCCACTGCCTTCAGGTTACTATATAGAGGAAGCTGTGTCACCTGTCCACTGCCTTCAGGTTACTATATAGAGGAAGCTGAGAGAGACTCTTGTTTAACCCTTTAGTTGAGTCCCCCAGCCCTACTATATTTTTATGAGCTTCTTCTGGTCCATGCTCAAACTCAGGCCCTACAGTCCGCaggtgtgtgtgagctgtgtggaAGACAGGTGTgtaagacaggtgtgtgtgagacaggtGTGTAAAGGAGTTATCCGCATGCTTCCCATCCAAAATAGTTTGTGAATATTGTATATTTTGTACCTCGTGACATTTCTGTTGATTTCGGTGAGGGATTTTTTACGCGTTCTTTCTCCTGGCAAGCCGAAGTTCAGTGTCCGAGTCTACACCCCTccgtcagtgattggtcaacagtagggattcttcagtaAGTGTTTGTCATTCAGCGACAGACTAATCGTTCAGTAAGTGTTTGTCATTCAACGACAGACTAATCGTTTTCATTGAGAAATACGGCAACAAACATCTTCGTTTAGATGTAAAACCGTTCGACTAGCATCTCCTTGACAAAAACGTACATTTTgggacagatttcttgagttatctttaGATTAATTCTGATTATTTTTAGGAAGTGTATATTGGCTACGGCGTCTCAAGTTAGACAAACAGTACCATCGctactttttgttttgtttttcaagagaaggtcttttaagggagcATGCGAGTTCCCTCGTTTGGTTCAGCCGAATCGAAGCATGCGGAAGGAgtaacacaggtgtgtgtgtgtgtgagcgtgtaacACAGATGTGTGTTGTGAGCGTGTAACACAGGTGTGTGTTGTGAGCTTGTAACACAGGTGTGTGTTGTGAGCTTGTAAAACAGGTGTGTGTTGTGAGCGTGTAAGACAGGTGTGTGTTGTGAGCTTGTAACACAGGTGTGTGTTGTGAGCGTGTAAGACAGGTGTGTGTTGTGAGCTTGTAAGACAGATGTGTGTTAGAGCTGTGTGTAAGACAGGTGTGTgttagagctgtgtgtgtgtgtgtgtgtgtgtgtgtgtgtgtgtgtgtgtgtgtgtgtgtgtgtgtgtgtgtgcgcgcgtttgTCTATATCCAGTTTCCATGTGTCCAATACATGTACTGTAAGACTGGTTGTTATGGTTAGTACTGTTGAGACTGGTTGAGACTGGTTGTTATCGTCAGTACTGTTGAGACTGGTTGTTATCGTCAGTACTGTTGAGACTGGTTGTTATCGTCAGTACTGTTGAGACTGGTTGTTATCGTCAGTACTGTTGAGACTGGTTGTTATCGTCAGTACTGTTGAGACTGGTTGTTATCGTCAGTACTGTTGAGACTGGTTGTTATCGTCAGTACTGTTGAGACTGGTTGTTATTGGCAGTACTGTGAGACTGGTTGTTATCGTCAGTACTGTTGAGACTGGTTGTTATCGTCAGTACTGTTGAGACTGGTTGTTATCGTCAGTACTGTGAGACTGGTTGTGTTGTCAGTACTGTGAGCATGTTGGGACTGGTTGGGACTGGTTGGGACTGGTTGGGACTGGTTGTTATCGTCAGTACTGTGAGACTGGTTGTTATCGTCAGTACTGTGAGACTGGTTGAGACTGGTTGTTATCGTCAGTACTGTTGAGACTGGTTGAGACTGGTTGTTATCGTCAGTACTGTTGAGACTGGTTGAGACTGGTTGTTATCGTCAGTACTGTTGAGACTGGTTGTTACCGTCAGTACTGTGAGACTGGTTGTGTTGTCAGTACTGTGAGCATGTTGGGACTGGTTGGGACTGGTTGGGACTGGTTGGGACTGGTTGGGACTGGTGGTGACTGGTTGGGACTGGTGGTGACTGGTTGGGACTGGTTGGGACTGGTGGTGACTGGTTGGGACTGGTTGGGACTGGTTGGGGAGATAAAATTACACAGTATAAAGATAATCACCTGCCTCCAACCAAATGGATTTGGGATACTTTAGTCCAGGCCATTTTCTGACTTTGAAGTGACTTTTATTTTCTTGGTCCTGTGCAGTTGTTAATCAAACTAATATATACGTGTGAACGCACAGTTTTCTTTTCAATGTCAACTTATTGTTTTTAGAAGAACTTGTGAATTATTTAAAGTGTGCCAATACATTAGAACGTAACTGTAGTTCTCTGATCTCTGTGGTCATTAGACCCAACAGCTGTTCAGAATGAAATAAAGATCTACAAACGATTTTATATTTTAGCATTTTAATATACGTAGATGAAGATTTCATTTTCATGTTTTAGTCTCTTTTTTTGTGTGGAGGGGGTGATGAAGAgagtgagatgaggagagaggacttTTGAG contains:
- the LOC135504011 gene encoding rho-related GTP-binding protein RhoA-A-like yields the protein MAIKNIPEKWTPEVKHCCPNVPIILVGNKKDLGNDEHTRRELAKMKQEPVKSEEGRDMANRIGDYGCQECSAKTKDGVREVFEMATRAALQAKRRGKKNACMLL